Genomic DNA from Lactuca sativa cultivar Salinas chromosome 8, Lsat_Salinas_v11, whole genome shotgun sequence:
GAAAGCAGGATCACAAAATTACTCCTCAAAAGAACCAGAAAATTAATTACTCCTAATAGTTTAGATGCAGTAAAGAGAAAAGACAATTGGACACCACTGATATAGAACAAACATGCATATTTGGTGTAGGTGAAATGGCCCCAGTAGCTTGAATTGGGGTTACACCACCTGCAACAACAAATGACAATACTTATTATCATTCCTTATTTTTCTTTTCCCCTCTATGGATATGCTTATTATCAGGACctgagaaagaaaagaaaattagATACTACAGACAATAAAATGGACCTTAAGAATAAGATCCCCCTACCTTGGACATAGAAGGGCAATATGACTGGATTACACTTTTCAACCTCATAAAGATAatgttatttttgaaaataatcaTAAGGGAACACCACTTGGCAACTTGGATTTATCATCAACAAATGATAAGCTGATAAATTGCTTTttaatttttggcgaattttgtTCATACATGTAAAATTACAGAAAATGACATCTtacatattatattattattgaatttttttataatatattattttttaaccaTTTATAATAATACTATTTATAGAagattaatattaaataatattcaGAAATATATTTTGCAACATTGAAAAGATATTTATACACGAGGGTATGATGATGATAGGATGGGGTCCAACAAGATTTAATTAAAAAGCAAAAAACAATCATATATATGAGataaattgaaaaataaattgtatttatttatcATTCTATCATTGCTTTCCAGAACATacatccaaatgggtctaaacaTTTTCTTCCCCAAGGCCCAAAGCCTTAATGATAATTGATATTCGGGTCACGGCCCCGAACTTGGAACGACTCGAAACATGGTTTTATACTTATAGTTTGGaaaacttgcatggaagggcCTTTTTACTCACGCCCTTACCACATATCACGTGCTAGGCATGTAAGGTTATTTTAGTCTTTTTTAAGTATAATAGGTACTATATTAATGATATTAggtaaaccataaggaccattttatGTAATTTGTCTTAAAATATAAAAGGCATTCCATGTTATGTTTTCTGAtgcaaatggtccttgtggtttgcaaaacttgTATGGAAGGTCCTTTTTACTCACGTCCTTAAGACATATCACATGCTAGGTATGTGAGGGTATTTCAGTCTTTTTAAGTATATCATGGACTGAATTCGTGATATTAggtaaaccatagggactatttttgtaatttgtctTAATATATAAGAAATGCAAGGTGAGCGTATTTTAGTCTTTTAGTCTTTTAGTCTTTTTAAGTATAGCAGAGACAAAATTCGTGATATTAGGtaaaccatagagaccatttttgtaatttgtcTTTAAATATAAGAAATGCTAGAAAATACATGGAGGATGGAGACCTTCTCCCCCTTCCCCTCGTAACGAAAGCCTTAAGCCACTAGACTTGGTTTATATTTCCAAAAACTAATATATATTATGTAAAACAGTAAgaacataaataaaaaataaattacaaaaaatatatttttacataaaactttttttaattaaacaaaatataattttattgtattgttaaaaaaaaattacaaacaatttatattttcttttatgtatttattttacataaattattttttatgtattttaaaaatTGTTTTGGTATAATATGTTATTACGTTGCTATGATCCTAATACATATATTCACgttttcataaaataaaaattgCTTTCTCGTAAAAAAAGtgtttttacgtatttattttacataaaatgtgtttttttaatgtatttaaaaatatattttcatgtAATATGTTATTACGTTGTTATAATCTTAAAATATACTTATATTAACGTCTTTAATTTTTTAAAGCAATACGACAAGtgcttttttttttatgtaaaagcAAAAATACGTTTCCGTATAATATGTTATTACGTTGTTATGATCATAAAATATACTTTTACGTTATATTAACTTCTTTAATTTATTTAAGGAAAATGTCAAGTatatgtaaataaaccaaatatGTTAACATAACGTCAAAATACATTTTCGTGTAATATGTTATCACGTTGTTATAatcttaaaatataattttacgtTATGTTAACgactttagttgatttaaagcaAAACGACAAGTATacctaaaataaactaaaaatgttAACATAACGTAAAAGCATATTTTAAAATTGTAAGAACGTAATAACATATTATATAAAAACGTATTTtgcttttatatataaaaaatacttGCCTTTTTtgctttaaatcaactaaagatGCTAACATAACATACAAATGTTGACCTGATGAAGACAATCCTCCTAGTACACAACAAGGGAACACATCAAAGCAATGAAGAAGGAAACAGACAGTTAACACACACTTGTGTATTCTGATTAACTTAAAAAGAAACGGATTACAAAGGAAGCCATATAAGGCAAAACTAAAAAAGAAAACTGCTACTACAATACTAATACCTAGAAAAAAGGAAATGCAATTGGACAACTGCCCACTATCTAGACTAATTCAACTAAAAAAAAATACTAGACaaattaaaataaacataaactAAAGCAAGGATAATGGCAAGCATGTGAGCTACCTGCTTGAATTTAGATGTTGCACATTTAATATTCCATCTCAACATCAACTTCTACAATACCTATCATGTtgttgaattcactaagcttttcaCTTGCTAGACTCTTAGTTAGGATATCTGCAACCTGCTCAGTTGTCTTGCTCAGTTGCCTTCAAATATTGCAAGTCTATTTCGCTTATTAAGACATTCTCTAATGAAGTGGTAGTGAACTTCATTATGCTTGGTACACGCATGAAAGGTAGGATTCTCAGCTAGTTTGATGGAGGACATATTGTCACATAAAAGTAGATTGATGTAATCAACTTCCTAGTTTAGATTCTTCAACAGTTGAACAAGGCAGATACACTCTTGAGCTGTCATGGCAGCAACTCTATATTATGCTTCCGTTGTGGATAAAGACACAGTAAGTTGATGCTTTTTAGTCCATGATATGATGTTGGACCCAAGCATGAATACATAACCAGCTGTTGAACTTCTTGTGTTCAAGTCACCAGCATAATCGGCATTGCAAAAAGCTATCAATTTGCAATATGGTTCCCTCATGAACTGAAGACTATAGTTGAGGATAGCTTTGATGTACCTTAATACTCTGCTTGGAACTCCAATATGAGGCTTTCCCGGATTCTGCATAAACCGGCTTAACACGCCAACTGCAAATGACATATCTGGTTGTGTCAAGGTGAGATAAATCAGGCTCCCCGCCATTTTTCTATATAGTGTTGCATATTCTATCTTACTTCCTGATTGTTCATACAGTTTAGCATTAGTATCCATGGGTGTCACTACAGCTTTACATTCTCACGTTCTGAACCTTTTCAACAAATCAATACAGTACTTCAGTTGATGCAAAACTATGCCTTCATCATCATAACTCAGTTCAAGTCCAAGGAAATGTCTCAGTCTTCCCAATTCCTTCATGTGGAAATGGGTGCTCGGATTTTTTTTGAGTTGACTGACCATATCCAAGTCACCTGTAATtataaaagacaaaattgcaaaaatggtccctgtggtttgttaATTTCTTTAGGTAAGGTCCAAAAAAAGTTTATTAGCAAAAAAGGTTCCTATTTGGTGTTTGTTGTGGTTTTTGTCCCTACTTCGTTAAGTTTAACAGCTTGGTTGTTAAGTTTTGGCGAATGACGGATTTACCTCATGGACAATTTCTGCAGTTTTATACTTTTACCAAACTACAAGCACCAATTAtgcaatttttcattttcattttattgaattattgttaattaactcttttaattaattcttttttagCTTCTTTCttattgtattattttttattggattaatacatatatatatatatatatatatatatatatatatatatatatatatatatatatatattggattagtgtctaaggctgtaactatatttggtaagttcttgacccggttgtacatggtccttttgggttgccttcaccatagcaacttgacagggtgatttatatagagaaaagagatattattattaatgtattataagaataatatgttaaaggaataataatattacttgattgatataagtcataaattaattaggaattatgtaacatcccggaatatcaagagtaaagttgaagggctaaaagagtaaattggaaaaggggaactcggcgagtccatgggtggactcggcgagtagggtcgcgatttggtcgcgtgttaagtggccgactcggtgagtcagcggctggactcggcgagtaggcgctgagtggagaaaaccctatttctcggggttgagccctatataaagaacataacatcctttcccccagcctctttaccctctcttaaGTACAGAAACCCTAGTcttcgtgtgtgagtggatcaaagtgcatttggaagcttgaagaagtgattgttgaggaaatcttgaaggttaggaggcttggagcaaggggctttgcttagattcggGTTTCATTGCGGTTGGGGCTTctttttgaggtattatctcgttcttgggctgttactcatatagattcatcattttggggtttatgggGAAACATATCTTGTGatgttttgagtttggaggttagatctgaggttgctacctcagatctggaatggagaaggattAGAGTGCAtcaaagtccctgttcttgagtgattagtgaagccatcatgtcccaaaccctagccctaaagtgtaaaatgcctagatctctttggattcacgtaaagtttgccactttatgtgatggatgggttgtaggagggcagatctacgttttggatcaattgcatggcctagaatgcttctgtatggaatGAGATcgagaggcactcggcgagtcacaaaggtgaactcggcgagttgcttgaagataggctggaactcggcgagttggaagaacaactcggcgagttggatgaagatggcatggaactcggcgagttggaagaacaactcggcgagtaggttgaagatagccttatactcgacgagtctgttcttggactcggcgagccttgtagaagagtcccaatcttttctggttgagccgaggatcggtgagtcaagggatgactcggtgagttgtgtgcgagtggactcagagttgttggactcggcgagtctcggggtgactcggcgagttgggtcgcggattgaaggaaatgctgggcatggggactcggcgagtcatcgggttgactcggcgagtagagtcagtcaagggttgactttgactttgaccaagggttgaccagttgtcttccagcggtattttggtaattattgagttcagtgctttggtgttgttcagtggaggagttcgtgtcggagtttggagcaccgggatcttatcttttcagccggtagtttcgaggtgagttatcctcactatatcaacagggtctatggcaccaaggtcggccctttatcggattgagatccgggtattcaTTGTTATGtgactgctttgatatgtttgcaccctggtagttaggatggtatatgttagagacatggttgaggtcggtatcctgttctGTAGGGTGTTGCTATGCtaagtgaccggttaggtcggtatcctagttaggatgatgatatgttatgtgatctgcttgatcggcttgttgactgttaattgttatatgactgtatgtttatgtgcacatggttgtttggactggagttgggttgaggcgggtcctgctttgtgctgtaggccaagatacccagggcagaccggttgtcccgaaggcccagcgagcggtccggataggctgtaggccccaagagggcggaccagacgtgccgaggctcggagagtggactaggccgactgaaggcccggtgcgggcggaccagtcatatcgtagacttagagagtggaccaggtggattgaaggcccggtacgggtggaccaatcacactgcagactcgaggtatatggatagactcggagggtggaacaggtggactgttggccggtgcggcggaccagtcacacagtagacccgaagtgcatggctattctgtgatcaaatatgttatggcatgttatgcgtgtatggtatatgtggttggtattttggggatatctcactaagctttcgggcttatagtcgtggttttatgtttttcaggtactttaggagaccgtggcaaggcgaaggcgtgatcgtaccgctcctcatgtttttgtcgtaatgtgattctgggaatactctaaatgatttgtattgaaaacctttttgtaataatttaatggaatcgggttgtttttgaaaaatttaaattggttggaattttttggttgttacaagttggtatcagagctttggtttgagtgaattggaggaacactcgtgtgactccagtctcaaatcgaggagggttttcaaaagagaatttaaaatggttttcaaaaaacgagtaaaggaggacgcggaggtacgatcagccgaagccagtaagtaaccccaaaataccatacatgatatttgttttgagcattgttagaatagcatgctagtgctaggctagggatcttcaggatttcatgataatgctgcccgatttgtgatgcctgtagcctagggtttccttgtaggagatttccagtgttcctctagtggcgagggttgagcgcttgtttgtatgttttctctagggcgttgtggtagtatttcatacaaatatgggtaggtgtggaaggtagtatgggcccgtactactgaaagcacaggacccgtacgcgtatcaaggaaaccatgacccctagggttgggttgagagttggttcccgggatagtgggaagtatctgagattttgtggtgttcttttcagtatggagattccgatgcatgctgggagtggatccgggtcagaatcgggagcaggagagggagttccggacATGTCAGTACTGCCCGAGGTTATGGATCAGATGAGCTCGTGTGAGTTGGATGCAAGGAtttgtgagatcctgcatgatgaggttgctgcattgttccgggccgagttgccggaactgtttgggtcgatcaagaccaccatgatcgagtactttgatgagcgctatgcagctctcacagagacggctgccgcggcggctacaacggctgtagcagcggcagggggaggagttggtcggggttttcagtattgggacttcgataacacgaagcctcccacctttgatggagtttaggacctgattgttgctatgagatggttgtcggacgtggaggggtgtttcttcacgtgttcatgccctgctgatcagagggtgaggtgtgctctgaacctgttgaggctcggggtgaaggattggtggagattgaccatggggtcatatttggatgcgtagagggctgcggtttcatgggatcagttcagagagatgttcaacactcgttatgttccgcgggtcgagagggagagattggctcaggagttccttgagctgaagcaggattcggagtcggtgacggagatcaccaagatgttcactgagagggcgatgttatgccctgagttcgcttcggagtaggctcagatgtcccgatatctgagcatgctcaagagggatatcaaacagtttgtgtctatgcagaggtgcgagactttgttggagttgcaggaggccgccaggcggcgtgagttagagattgagttgtagATGCGCGAGCTGAGGCAGGCTTCGGTGCAGtcacagccggcgccgaaacggtccaagaccgttgattctagggtgggggatctgagcaaccacacttgtgggaagtgtgggaggggtcacaccggattttgcaggtccggtggtgcatgccgcaagtgcggaaaggaggggcactatgcgagggattgtcggcagtcagcgccggttcgggatttgaggatttgttaccattgtcaccAGGTTGGGTACATGAGGGCCAGTTGTCCGCAGCTtgttgcaggatcggtgcaggctccagcaccgacccctttgaggatcacgggtggatgtcagggtggagcggagcccccaagggcttagggtcgtgcttttcagcttacaacagaggaggtcagagcagtgccggatgcagctgcgggtatgtttctttctcgATGTCTCGTTATCTTATGTTTATTGTGGAGTATTTTTTTATCTGCCAGTCTCGTTGTGTGGTTTTTGGTATTGTATTTgtttgttccttgagggttatgaTATGGTTAAGGGTTTTGGTATTGGGAGTTTTGTTGATTATCATCCATGGGGACTATTAGTGGAATTTGGCTTTTGGTCTGAATGTTGGGTGACATCTgcattctgaggagtggttagctgaagatcGAATTTCTGTCAAGCTCGGGATGATCAGTGTTGGTATGAGagttgtgaaggttgctcgtgctagtgggaatcagttcgcgtgcaagtgttggttttgtgcagggttgttttgaGAGGTCGGTgctagcgaccggtggttgatagtcaatgctataagtgggggagaattggaaaattctccggaagatcgatgagcgtgagaggttgtttagctgcttgggattcaACACTGTTTCTATCAGCCAAGaccgtaggctggtatgagtaagtggcaagCATGCGGGGcaggatacagaccaagggtattTGATTGTAGGGGGCCTGGGATCAGTTCAGgattgagtatgtatgatggagatagagttcggaacccctagagggctagaacaatatgcaTGGTAGGATTTTCCGGAGAGATAACTCGGAAGGAtggatgctagttgagcggtccgggtagactgaaggccagagggcgtaccagtcaggccgaaggctcggagaacagtCCAGCCAGgttgaaggccctggagggcggtccagattggctgaaggttctgagagtggtccagattggctgaaggcctggtaaggcggtccagtcatgctgaaggctctgcAGGTGTTGttagatcggttcgaggaaacggattgagtatgttgttgtgtgttagcattagaaggtctggcccgggtattgatctcgattagtggagatagtgcatggactcgagagtccttgcgagcagattcagagcatgtgtgttgcatggatagcggttatgctataaagaagtggtgtagcgttgggcgagcaccgtggcacttgtcgcagTGACAAGGCggcaagtggatttccttggtaaggaaagagagagaggaatgtagctccgagaggaagTGTAAATTCATGGAGGTGAAAGCTTCCCACACCAATCCTCCATAATCAAACCCCATACCAACATCTATTTGGTCAATCACCCAATTACAACAAACTCAAACCTTTCGGGTGTCTATGTTATCCCTGGTTACGCCCATATACTATCTCCAAACTCCAACCACGATCCACTCCATGTCTTTTCCTTGGTTATTCAACCTCTAAATCAGCATATAAATGCTATAACCCCCTCACCCACTGGTTATATCACTCGCGACATGTCCAGTTCATTGAGAATCAATTCCCCTCCCTATCTACATCTCATGATCCCTTACCTACACCTGACACATTCCTCACATCCGCACAATCAAGCCCACCAACATCCTCCTATACTCCTTTACCACCTACACCTGATCCAAATCTTACCCCTCCTATCACCTCCACCACCAATACATCCTCAACAACAACCACCGAAAACACCAACCCTATCTCTGATCCTTCACCTACACAACAGTTCGATCCTTCACCTATACAACAGTCCTCCACACCACATTGTCCCTTTACCTCCTACCCCCTTGTCTACTCCAGGCGTACTAATAACACCTCATCCCTGTCATCCCCTGTTGTTGTTGGACAATCGTCCTCACCCCTTTCCCCTCCACCACCAACCTCCGACCCACCCACCCCAATCATCTCACCTGATACAACTCCTGATACTCTCTCCACTAATACTGCTATACCCCCATCACCTCCCCATACTGTGCGCCCACGCaagaaaaatccaaaatatttCAACCCATCATTCATCAATGCTGCAACACTTCATCCAATTCCCCACACCATTGAACCTCATACACACAACCAAGCTCTCAAAGACCCTAACTGGCGTCATGCCATGGATCAAGAATTTAATGCCCTCATGCAAAATGGCACTTGGGAATTAGTACCACGTGGCAATCACAATCTGATTGGTTGTAAATGGGTCTTTCGAGTCAAACGCGAACCCGGTGGTACAATCTCAAAATATAAAGCCCGTTTAGTTGCCAAAGGCTTTCTTCAACAACACGGGAAAGATTACTTTGATACCTTCAGCCCTATAGCCAAACCGGTTACAATTCGTGTCATCATATCCCTAACTCTCTCTCACAACTCGACCCTCCGTCAACTAGACGTGAACAATGCATTTCTATACGGTACACTCTATGAAGAAGTTTATATGACCCAACCTCCAGGATTTACTCACCCTCAATTTCCTGCTCATGTTTGCAAGTTGCGGAAATCTCTTTATTGCCTGAAACAAGCACCACGGGCATGGTACACGGAATTAACCTCCTTTCTTCTCtcctgtggttttcgaaaatccCAAGCTGATGCCTCTCTCTTTATCTACAATCATGCCAATATTTTACTCTTTTTCATGGTGTACGTTGATGATATTGTCCTTACTGGCAACAACAATTCATTTCTCAATGAGTTCATTGACACCTTGGCAAAACGCTTTTCCATCAAAGACCTAGGAAACCTTCACCATTTTCTTGGTATCGAAGTTATTCCAACCACTCATGGTCTCTTCCTATCCCAACACCGTCACATCCAGAATCTTCTAACCCAATTCAATAGGGATGGTGCAAAAGCAGTTGCTACTCCCCTTAACTCGTCTCACGTTCTCCACCCTATGGATGGCTCCCCCAGTGTTGATCCAACACCGTATCGTAAACTGGTAGGTTCGCTGCAATATTTAGCCTTTACAAGGCCTGATGTTTCCTTTGCTATTAATCGTTTAGCCCAATTTATGCATCCCCCATCCGAGATTCATTGGCAGGCACTCAAGCGAGTATTGCGTTATCTTAAGGGTACTATACACCATGGGTTGTATCTTAAATGAGGTTCCTCTCTTTAGTTAAAGGCTTTCTCTGATTCAGACTGGGGAGGCATTATGCATGGAGGCCGCTCTACAACTGCATACATACTTTATCTTGGCTCCAATATCATCTCCTGGAAGTCATCACGCCAGAAGTCTGTCTCCCGCTCCTCCACTGAGGCAGAATACAAAGCACTAGCCAATGCAGCGGCTGAAATTGCTTGGGTTCAAAACTTGCTCACCGATCTTGGTGTCTCACAAACATCATCTCCTACACTTTTCTGCGATAACACCGGTGCCACATATCTATGTGCCAATCCTGTCTATCATTCACGCATGAAACACGTGGCACTAGATTATCACTTTGTTTGCGAGAAAGTTGCTGCTGGTTCTCTCAAAGTTCTGCATATCAACTCCACTGACCAACTCGCAGATGCTCTCACCAAACCACTCAGTCGAAGCCCGTTTCTTCGTCTACGGTCCAAGATTGGAGTCTCCGATGGATCCTCCATCTTGCGGGGGCGTATTAAGGACCAATGAGATAATTAAATCTATATGATTTAATTTACCatctttatattattattttagtaaATACAGCTGTAAATTATTCAATACTTACCTAGTTTACCTCCTTCTCAATTGTATACATCGGCTATATAGCCTTCCCCTGTACATGGATTTTATATATgaaaaacatacttttcacaGCAACCCTAAATACTTCATAACTATTACTATTACTGAAATTGAAATTCAACCCTATTTCTTTGTTTCACACATGTGGATTGTTGGTTTCACGACTTTCATCATTTATGATTCTTTAAGTACCAATTGATTTTT
This window encodes:
- the LOC111911831 gene encoding secreted RxLR effector protein 161-like translates to MAGSLIYLTLTQPDMSFAVGVLSRFMQNPGKPHIGVPSRVLRYIKAILNYSLQFMREPYCKLIAFCNADYAGDLNTRSSTAGYVFMLGSNIISWTKKHQLTVSLSTTEA